The region AGGAGATATTCACTTCAACAGTCAGTACTTCTTCGAGGGAGATACGTCACTGACGGATTTCCTAGACACGGCACTGCATGAGATTGGACATTCTTTAGGCCTAGAGCACTCCAGATCGAAAGCTTCGCTGATGCATCCAACGGAGAGTAATGGATTTACCGAACCACAGCCGATGGACGTTGAGGTAGGTTTTTTTGGGGAGTCCAATGGTTCGATTAACTATCATTCtttttcctagaaaatacaagcTCTTTATGGTGTACGGAGAGGTGGTCGAGCAATGGGCACCTCCGGTCCGAGATTATGCACATTGTCCAAGATCGACGCGGCCATTGATGATGAAGATGGAAACGTCTACTTTTTGGCTGGTAACTATTTCTACAATGCGAACGAAACTCGGTCCAAGGGAGAACTGATCTCGACCAAGTGGCCAGGTCTGCCAGGTTTGTACAAGTTCTAGCTTACATGAAATTTGTGTGGGCCTAACGATATTGTTAATAGGTGACATAGATGCCGCTTTCCGATATTTGGATGGACGTAGTTACTTCTTCAAAGGCGAAAAATTCTGGCGCTTCAAGGGTAGTCGGTTGGAACCGGGGCATCCACGATTGATCAAGAAGGCTTTCCCCGGGCTACCCAGTAACTGTGACGCCATGATGGTCGACGGAGACGGTGATATTTATGCCTTCCGGGGAAGTCAGTACTGGGCGTACGATCCTAAGTCGAAAAAGGTTAGTTCATCGTCTCCCAGCAGTACGCGAGTTCTTGGTTTGCCGAGTAACTTGGACGCAGCTCTGGATACGGAGACCACCATAGGAGCCTTCAAGAGTCAAAGTTATTACGAGGCAAAATCGAATGGGAAGTTCCGGATGACGCATAGCACGCTACTGGTGTGTTGATAAATATGGTGATGAAATACAAACATTCAGGTAAATTGTAACGAGAGTGTATTAGTTTGTCCAAGAAAGATTGCCAAATGAATACAATATGTTCCATAAAAGATATTGAAAGTATCGATAAAACAATTGGTTTTTGTAGTTTACCATGCTTATTTGACAAAACTAAATTAcatctttttttaaatgtccATCATTATTTTTAACTACTTTCTCCAAATGAAGACATACTGGTAGACACAACGGTTGAAATATATGACTTTGGTGTCTAGGTCATTAGTCCATGCCTGAATATGTTAGATTTTAAAGCACCAATCAGTGATGTACATATTAACATTCAAATACTTGAATTACATAGGAAGTTTTGCTGACTTTACAAGGCTGCTTCGGGTAAAAACCTTCAGGAATGGCATCCGCTGCAGAACCTCAGGCGTATTATTTCCTGAAACAATGGCGACTGAAATTGCTGTTTGAATGTCActcatttcatgtaaattccaGTGGCAAATCTTGAATTGTGCATTCAcaaaatcagttgacgctaggtgtttgaaggtGACGGAGGAAGCGTCTATTCAGGAGCAGACTTCCCAAAtaaacatcgaacaccatgttcacTCTAGTTCTGTGTTCATcttaaacccacacttcgtgtgcaaactcgaaggcgctaatgcgtaccaaaacacgtacaCATGTTCGTTTATACAACCGaacccatgtacgtacgcggtgaggttgaacgcgtgcacgaaattttgtacacaggtgcaaacttatcgatgttcatgggaataCTGTTCGGGAGATTACATTAGGGTACCAATGACATGTATGATAAGAAAGCGTCCATCGAGTCCTCTAACCGGATACACCTCAAATAAATTAGCACCTCAAAAAAtatctatgcaaaatttgagctTGATTTAGGGGTCGCGCAAAACGGTCAAAGTGCAAATAATTTCCAAACACAAGTCTCGTTTCAGCGTTTAGaggattttttttcgaggtTACGCAggatctcaacgtttcatgacATTATAAGACATTTTATAAACTTTATCGTATGACCAGACCAGTATACTGAGAAGACAATTTTTAGGTGCTGTGacttgcatatcattagatttgaattaccaGTCTACTGCCGTCAGATCtttccggttatgtcgcagacagcCATCTTTTTGCATATGCGAGTATGTTTTTATGATCTATTACTGATAAAGATTTTTGCACATTCTTCGTGCCAGTTGCTTAGAAAATCGGTAGCATCCCGTCATACATCAAGTAAAGATGGGTTCCAATTAAAGATAATCCGCTAAgtattctaaagatttcgaaagAACTGCCGCAGAAATGTTCAGGTTTGCCTTCAGAGAAAGTCTCAAAAGTCTGCCCAGGTAAGAACAGAATAGTGATATTCCGTCTGAACCAACCAAATGGcgttactggcgacaagcctcttatgaaggactaccgcgtctacatgcccgctcacaaagttcaGATCGACGGTGTAGTAATCGAATTGAGTTtgtcatgcgtggatctactgaagtttGGGGCTGGCTGTTTCAAAAACTTCTTGttccagtgagcgaagattttgaatggcaaacGCACTGAACGGGACAAAATGGGGTATCCCGCCCAACTCGTGTCGGGTGACCTTTTTCGGGAAGGTTTGCGCTTAATTACGTTTTCTTCGACAAGAATCATTTGCCTGTTTTGATGTTGTGCTGTGTGACTATAAGCAGATCAGATTCCTTGGGAAGGCCTCAATTTTTCTCTCGATAGGGCACCGAATATACCAGCTCGAGGAAGGTCGGACACAAAGTCGAAGCAAACAGGAGCGTAGATTGGACAGCGCCAACTTATAGTGGGTTTTAACACTACTTAACACGTTACGCTTTCCCCTCAGTAGATGGGTGCTAGATCATATAGATTCGTGAACTCTCAGGAATCGAAATCAGAATATATAGGATCAATTGGCACGTTCCACATGCTATACGCAGATTTGTACCTTGCCATGTCATCTGATCAGTATGGAAATAAAAAATCACAACGTAATACAATCGCAACACAGAACAGCAAACAGCCTGAATTCTTTACTCCTGTAGAAATAATGAACCCTGATAAAGCCTTTAACTTTTTACCACACTGTGCCAGCAACAATAACATATCCTTAAGTTTAAACTACCTGCACATAGCTTCAGCTATATATGGAGAACAAAAAATCCGAACACGCAATTGTGTTATTGCAGGGCacttacatatcaaatgatatgagttccgtaatcggattcacaaagatcacacgaataacaCTCAGCACGTGGAATAATTGCCGTGTGATAATTAAGTTTGTAGTGTCCAGTCAGTGCTTGTGCTTGGAAAAAAGGCAACAAATTCTTTAACATTAACGGGCTCACTTCCAGCAGAAAAGTATTTGTAGtaactaacgacttacctttcaagcTAGGTCCCGTTTTCAAAACTTAGGAAGAGAAGTCGTGTTGTAATGCATGGAAATATGTTcagcaatgttgtattaaaagtatgtatgacatgcattaatgacgaaaaacagttttgaaaatctttcgaaaactatTCGGAAATCGTGAAAATATTCAGCACATCTCGGTTACAGCCATCAATATGGTGCGCCAACCGAACACttgaatgatgaaaagtttaaaGTGTAGAtccgctacagatttgtttcaTTATCATTCGTGTTGAGCTGTTTAGAACGAACGGAGCATCTCCTCAAAAAGCTGTACAATACCGATATAAAAATATTACTGAACtgtacacggctggtggatgaatcgGTTTAAGTCGTTAGCCAAGCAACATACGTAACAAGTCTAAGAAAAATTTAACCTATTTGCTTGATTATCAGTtgtaaaaaagtataaaagtattttttcaaaTCATGATTTGTAAACGATACTTAGTAGGTTAAGCCTATTATGTTTCATAACTGTTAGTTGAAAGTAACGCAATACTATAATGGATAGCTGGTGTCAGATTTTGTTTGCATTTAAAGAACAAAACACTTGCAAACTTGTGAAATACTTCCCGACACTTTAACAACACAAATTTACAACAACGAGAGGGCATTAATCTTCTATAAACTAATCAGCCACAACGAGAAGGCGGCCATGATGCTTTAATAAATTGTTGCGTCATATTCGAAATGCATATGGTTTGGCGCAATCGAAAAATTGCGTCGTTTGCATGGAGTGCTCtacctgattttttttcatttctgattttattTGAAGGGCGCTTTGAAAATATAAAcgcaaaactttaaaaaaatcccaGTAAATGTAGATGCGCCGGGGAAATTTAGATATAGAAGGGAAAACTATTTGCTTTCAAATGTTCAGTATTATCTTGCCAAAATAACGTCGTATTATTCCAACACcgaaaattttcataataataataatcaacatAATTGAACTCGATTTGTAACTAGGCGGTAAGAAAGATTTCCAAAACACAGCGTACGACTTGTTACAAATAGACTCCgccttgtgttttttttttggtgatgaACCAGTTGAGAATATGTTCACCGCTGCTGGAACATTACACGTGATTTGGTTTTattattagttataaacaattttGCACAACAGAGTATTTCGCTTGGGTACCTACTACTAGTGGAAGCAATTATTTCCATTTCTGATGATTAAAAAGTAGCATACACAACGAAAACCAGGATTT is a window of Topomyia yanbarensis strain Yona2022 unplaced genomic scaffold, ASM3024719v1 HiC_scaffold_35, whole genome shotgun sequence DNA encoding:
- the LOC131695311 gene encoding matrix metalloproteinase-18-like, giving the protein MDSNGIVLLLVLITCELCTRKVHSAPSSTSAGVRSLARNKSNNASVDPTEALEIPAVSEMDAEIVLRGLGYNEVDDDPLSIRQRMTESTEQSLTDLIRNFQRDHGLEETGVLDDDTKLVIGSPHCGSKKSSKKADDVMKWNKQSLTYRIENFPRGKAPEPIRRLLTKAFSEWSKVTNLDFQEVDDDDSDIEIGFGGKVHRQRGDKCTFDDSQTLAHAYYPEVGDIHFNSQYFFEGDTSLTDFLDTALHEIGHSLGLEHSRSKASLMHPTESNGFTEPQPMDVEKIQALYGVRRGGRAMGTSGPRLCTLSKIDAAIDDEDGNVYFLAGNYFYNANETRSKGELISTKWPGLPGDIDAAFRYLDGRSYFFKGEKFWRFKGSRLEPGHPRLIKKAFPGLPSNCDAMMVDGDGDIYAFRGSQYWAYDPKSKKVSSSSPSSTRVLGLPSNLDAALDTETTIGAFKSQSYYEAKSNGKFRMTHSTLLVC